The Meiothermus sp. QL-1 genome includes the window TCATCGAGCAGGTCTCCCGGAATACCGGCATCAACCTTTCCCGCACCGCGCCACGCTCTTCAGGTACATGCACATGGTACCGCAAAACGACCGCCCACCATGCTATGGGCTCCTTCGGAGCACGTGGGGGAGTCCATGTATCCCCGGTTTGAAAACCGGGGGATTATAGCTCCCCCGCACCCCCTCTTTTCTCTAACGGCTGGCGCTTCACCTGCGGCGAGCCGCGTAGCGGCGAAGCCGTCAGGTGCAAGCGCATGTTATGCCGCCTATTGCTTTCAACGAGATCTTACTAACTGTGCAGGGCTCATTCATCCTGTAATAGCACTTGACCGCCTATTTCAAGTGGTGGCTATGGTTAGCCTGCGACGACAGTTAGGGTGCGATCTCAATCGTAGCAGTGAAATCGGCAGTTTGATTCGCAATGAATTCCACACCACCATCAAATTGGCCAATACGCACGATGCCGTTGAAGTAACCAACATCACCATAGTAAAAAACGAGATTATTCCATGGGGCGTAATAACCAATCTCACCAGGAAGCGGGTCATCACCTGGGGGCATACCTTCCGTTGATAGCCTGCGAGGCAATGTGGCTATTTTCTCAACATTATTGAAGTCACGGAAAGACAATGTGAGTGGGAGTTGAGCAATCAGGTCACGAGCCGTAGCGTTATCCCAAAGCCGCCCAGTCAGGATTGTGTCGCCGATGATTATGCGTATCCGAGTCTCACCAGGTGTAGGCATAGCCGTTTTTCCTTCTGTCGGGGTTGAGGTTGGCGACGCTGTAGGCAACAGGGTTGGTGTTGGCGGTAAGATGGTTGGCGCAACCACAGCGGAGAGAAAGGTAAGCGTAAAGATAAATGCAAAGATAAATGCAATGATCTGATTGCGGGAACTCGACATTTTCTCCTCCGAAGTGAGCGACATTCAGCGCTGTGCCCTATACCTTGACTGGCAACCCAGCGAGCTTCTCGCTACGTTCCCAAAGCTCTTTAGCTAGCTGCACATCGTTTGCCTGCGGGTGAATCTTCCACTTAGGGGGAATTTTGTTCTTCTCATAGTACTCACCAGACAGCCAGTCTTTTCCGGGCGTTCCTTCGGCAAACCAAGCCAACCTTGCTCCACCGTCCTCCGGTGTCTCCAGCATCAGCCGACAGAAGGGTCGCATGATTGGGCTGCGATAGATAAACTGGACGATGCTATAATCGTGGGCAAAATTGCTGATGATGTTGCCTGGGTGAAAAGCGACGGCACTGATGCCCTTGCTGTGATAGCGGCGATGCAATTCCTTTGTGAACAGGATGTTCGCTAGTTTGCTGTCGCCGTATGCATTCATGGGG containing:
- a CDS encoding cyclophilin-like fold protein, with the translated sequence MSSSRNQIIAFIFAFIFTLTFLSAVVAPTILPPTPTLLPTASPTSTPTEGKTAMPTPGETRIRIIIGDTILTGRLWDNATARDLIAQLPLTLSFRDFNNVEKIATLPRRLSTEGMPPGDDPLPGEIGYYAPWNNLVFYYGDVGYFNGIVRIGQFDGGVEFIANQTADFTATIEIAP